One window of Acidobacteriaceae bacterium genomic DNA carries:
- a CDS encoding ATP-binding protein, with protein sequence MSSHVDHYSILMIEDNPLDAELAQQRLRSAGFVFDATVVDTRAGFESEFAKHQFDLILADYSLPDFDGLTGLDIVRSKDRRLPYIFVSGVLGEDVAVETLLRGATDYVLKQKLDRLVPAVKRALSEHADYQSREKAEQNLRKIEERFERLTNSLPAMVWTSDSHGRLTFANSQWKRRVADTETWFDARILHPSDVIMCQSAWQEAQSTGNPFELDCRFKMLPHGRFHWHIVRALPLAGEDGPIEWVGTCTDIEQQRIRDEELKTAERLALTGRLASVIAHEINNPLEALTNILYLVRSDATSPEEAAAYLNDAQHELVRISAITKQTLAWSRQEGNLLETSLSDLVDETLKLFTGKIRNKNIRMSKRLDSSITVRVVPGEICQVLANVVSNAIDAVQMDGVISVLLEQEEDSSDVRLTIEDNGKGIDPAQMESLFRPFQTTKGNLGNGLGLYVSKGIIDRHDGELHIHSEPLVGTKVTVILPASGSSKAHEHLEASGWMSRG encoded by the coding sequence ATGAGTTCGCACGTTGACCATTACTCAATCCTGATGATTGAAGACAACCCGCTGGACGCAGAACTGGCGCAACAGCGGCTGCGGTCCGCCGGGTTCGTTTTCGATGCGACCGTTGTCGATACTCGTGCAGGCTTCGAATCAGAATTTGCGAAACATCAGTTCGACCTAATTTTGGCAGACTATTCTTTGCCTGACTTTGACGGTCTTACTGGCCTGGATATCGTTCGATCGAAGGACCGACGGCTGCCGTATATCTTTGTTTCCGGCGTCCTGGGTGAGGATGTTGCTGTCGAAACGCTTCTGCGGGGAGCGACAGATTACGTCCTCAAACAGAAGCTTGATCGATTGGTTCCGGCGGTGAAGCGCGCGCTTTCTGAGCATGCCGACTATCAATCACGAGAGAAAGCTGAACAAAATCTTCGCAAAATCGAAGAGCGTTTCGAGAGATTGACCAACAGTTTGCCTGCTATGGTGTGGACCTCTGACAGCCATGGCCGGCTCACCTTCGCGAACTCCCAGTGGAAACGCCGTGTCGCTGACACGGAGACATGGTTTGATGCACGCATTCTTCATCCCTCGGACGTGATCATGTGTCAGAGTGCGTGGCAGGAAGCGCAAAGTACCGGCAATCCATTTGAACTCGATTGTCGATTCAAGATGCTGCCCCATGGCCGCTTTCATTGGCACATCGTGCGGGCACTTCCGCTGGCAGGGGAGGATGGCCCCATCGAATGGGTCGGTACCTGCACCGATATTGAACAGCAACGCATTCGCGACGAGGAATTAAAGACTGCAGAACGTCTTGCGCTTACAGGCCGCCTGGCATCTGTCATCGCCCATGAAATCAATAATCCCCTGGAGGCGCTGACAAATATTCTCTATCTCGTGCGATCGGATGCGACGTCTCCAGAAGAGGCAGCCGCCTACCTGAATGACGCGCAACATGAGCTTGTCCGCATCTCCGCAATCACCAAGCAAACCTTGGCGTGGTCTCGGCAAGAAGGGAATCTGCTGGAAACGTCGCTGAGCGACTTGGTGGATGAGACGCTGAAGCTGTTCACGGGCAAAATTCGGAACAAGAATATTCGCATGAGCAAGCGGCTGGATTCATCGATAACGGTGCGAGTTGTGCCGGGAGAAATTTGCCAGGTACTCGCTAATGTAGTGAGCAATGCGATCGATGCTGTTCAGATGGACGGCGTGATTTCTGTGCTTCTCGAGCAAGAGGAAGATTCATCTGACGTTCGCCTCACTATCGAAGACAACGGCAAGGGAATTGATCCGGCACAGATGGAGAGCCTCTTCCGCCCATTTCAGACTACGAAGGGGAATCTCGGAAACGGGCTCGGTTTGTATGTGTCCAAAGGCATCATTGATCGGCACGATGGCGAACTGCATATACATTCCGAACCTCTTGTCGGCACAAAGGTGACAGTGATTCTTCCCGCCAGCGGAAGCTCCAAAGCTCACGAACATTTGGAGGCGAGCGGATGGATGTCTCGCGGCTGA
- a CDS encoding response regulator, with protein MPTLKPILLVEDNPNDLELTLTALSNTGFANEVVVTRDGAEARDYLFRKGEYADRAPGLPTVVLLDLKLPKIDGLELLGMIRNTAETAKLPVVILTSSREEKDVAAGYELGSNAYVVKPVAFNEFFKAIQDLGIFWAVLNEPPPGKR; from the coding sequence ATGCCTACACTGAAGCCAATTCTTTTGGTTGAAGATAATCCAAACGATCTCGAACTCACCCTCACAGCGCTCTCAAATACTGGCTTCGCCAATGAAGTGGTGGTGACGCGCGACGGCGCCGAGGCTCGAGATTACCTGTTTCGCAAGGGAGAATATGCGGATCGAGCGCCAGGCTTGCCTACGGTGGTTCTTCTCGATCTGAAACTTCCCAAGATCGATGGACTGGAGTTGCTTGGCATGATCCGCAACACCGCCGAAACGGCGAAGCTCCCTGTCGTCATTCTTACGTCATCGCGAGAAGAAAAAGATGTTGCCGCTGGCTATGAACTCGGGAGCAATGCATATGTCGTGAAACCTGTTGCATTCAATGAGTTCTTCAAAGCGATTCAAGATCTAGGCATATTCTGGGCTGTCTTAAACGAGCCACCACCTGGAAAGAGATAG
- a CDS encoding ATP-binding protein yields MVVLSGMRGNLNQRGEGYSSPLVDLTNCDREPIRVPGSIQAHGFLLGLTLVDDHPPQVIVASENASAFLHRPISQILGARLEELLPSKSSSLFDGRTLRQAANPGSAQFLGTVCLPGDANSEDEFEVVGYGASGMQVLEFERANGSISQAELNTVIARFASTLEQPQSASDLCESITVQIRQLTGFDRVMLYQFDEEGHGTVLAEDRNDRLPSYLGLRFPASDIPRQARELYLLNRVRIIPDVEYLPSPLIAAEGRIEPTSLDLSLSVLRSVSPIHRDYMRNMGTISSMSISIVSQGKLWGLISAHHHEPKSVPYLTRSACDVLTRIMSAQLLALQQASEMAHAIRLKSIHTQLLTYMAAGESYIDGLARHPVELCALTGSQGAAIVVDDRCICLGEAPSEADVLRLSVYLSERLKDDVYATSELSAESEEFRPLSPRASGVLAISMSQVHRMQIVWFRPEVVQTVNWAGEPEKGHKVIEGVLQIHPRHSFSSWKEIVRDKSDAWSAVEIESAREFRKAVLEIVLRKAEELADIALELEVTNRELEAFSYSVSHDLRAPFRHISGFAELLIEEEAAGLSERGRKYLTTIAESAQFAGLLVDSLLNFSRLSRTPLDLRPLPMTMLAEDVWNDVVKQELKGRVVSFNIDELPTVTTDINLMRQVWRNLLSNAAKYTRKRENPSVFVKASFTPAEVVFSVADNGVGFENQYAHKLFGVFQRLHRMEDFEGTGIGLANVRRIITRMGGRTWAEGQPDIGATFFFSLPSKTITKPAQLPVSQNL; encoded by the coding sequence GTGGTTGTTTTGTCGGGGATGCGAGGCAATCTGAATCAACGAGGCGAGGGATACTCGTCCCCGCTGGTTGATCTCACAAACTGTGATCGCGAGCCAATCAGGGTTCCCGGAAGCATCCAGGCCCACGGCTTCCTGCTTGGCTTGACGCTCGTCGACGATCATCCTCCGCAAGTCATTGTTGCCAGTGAGAACGCTTCTGCCTTCTTGCATCGACCCATTTCTCAAATCTTGGGTGCGCGGCTTGAGGAACTCCTCCCGTCAAAAAGTAGTTCATTGTTCGACGGTCGGACACTGCGCCAGGCGGCTAATCCCGGTTCAGCTCAATTCTTAGGCACCGTTTGTCTACCCGGTGATGCGAATTCCGAGGATGAATTTGAAGTCGTCGGCTATGGGGCAAGCGGGATGCAGGTGCTTGAGTTTGAGCGGGCCAATGGATCGATCAGCCAGGCTGAACTGAACACCGTCATTGCGCGTTTCGCATCGACACTTGAACAACCTCAATCCGCCTCTGATCTTTGCGAATCCATCACGGTGCAAATACGTCAACTTACCGGCTTCGATCGAGTCATGCTCTATCAATTCGATGAAGAAGGACACGGCACTGTACTCGCCGAGGATCGCAACGACCGCCTGCCTTCCTACCTCGGGCTTCGTTTCCCCGCGAGCGATATTCCACGGCAGGCGCGCGAGCTTTACTTACTTAATCGAGTTCGCATCATCCCCGATGTTGAGTATCTTCCATCGCCGCTTATAGCTGCAGAGGGTCGAATCGAGCCTACATCGCTCGACCTTTCACTCTCTGTTCTACGCAGCGTATCGCCCATTCACCGCGACTATATGCGCAACATGGGCACGATCTCGTCGATGTCGATCTCGATCGTATCTCAGGGCAAACTTTGGGGTCTTATTTCTGCCCATCATCACGAACCGAAGAGCGTTCCTTACCTTACTCGATCGGCCTGCGATGTATTAACTCGAATTATGAGTGCTCAGCTGCTGGCGTTGCAGCAGGCTTCAGAGATGGCGCATGCGATCCGCCTGAAGTCGATACATACCCAACTGCTTACCTATATGGCTGCAGGGGAGAGCTACATCGATGGGCTTGCGCGACACCCGGTTGAACTTTGCGCTTTGACAGGATCACAGGGGGCCGCGATTGTTGTGGACGACCGGTGCATTTGCCTCGGAGAAGCGCCGTCCGAGGCAGACGTCTTACGCCTCTCGGTATACCTGTCAGAACGGCTGAAGGATGATGTTTACGCAACCAGTGAACTGAGTGCCGAAAGCGAGGAATTCAGGCCTCTATCACCTAGAGCAAGCGGCGTCCTTGCCATCTCCATGTCGCAGGTTCATCGAATGCAGATTGTGTGGTTCCGACCTGAGGTCGTTCAGACAGTCAACTGGGCAGGCGAACCTGAAAAGGGCCACAAAGTAATTGAAGGTGTACTCCAGATTCATCCGCGGCACTCGTTTTCTTCCTGGAAAGAGATTGTGCGCGACAAGTCGGACGCATGGAGCGCGGTGGAAATTGAGTCGGCGCGAGAGTTTCGCAAGGCGGTGTTGGAGATTGTCCTAAGAAAGGCGGAAGAGCTGGCTGATATAGCGCTGGAGCTCGAGGTCACAAATCGTGAACTCGAAGCGTTCTCTTATTCCGTGTCTCATGATCTGAGGGCTCCATTCCGACACATCTCCGGGTTCGCTGAACTGCTTATCGAAGAAGAAGCCGCAGGATTAAGTGAGAGGGGTCGCAAGTACCTCACTACCATTGCGGAATCTGCACAGTTCGCCGGTTTGCTGGTCGACAGCCTTCTCAACTTCTCCCGGCTCTCACGAACGCCTCTCGATCTGCGTCCGTTGCCGATGACCATGCTCGCCGAAGATGTGTGGAACGACGTCGTGAAGCAAGAGCTGAAGGGCAGAGTGGTTTCATTCAACATCGACGAGTTGCCGACCGTTACAACTGATATCAACTTGATGCGCCAGGTGTGGCGAAATCTACTCTCTAATGCAGCGAAATATACCCGCAAACGAGAGAACCCTTCCGTCTTTGTTAAGGCAAGCTTCACGCCGGCCGAAGTCGTTTTTTCGGTCGCAGACAATGGAGTCGGCTTCGAAAATCAGTACGCACATAAGCTCTTCGGAGTTTTTCAGCGGCTCCATCGGATGGAGGACTTTGAAGGCACCGGAATTGGGCTCGCAAATGTACGTCGGATCATCACAAGAATGGGCGGCCGAACGTGGGCTGAAGGACAGCCGGACATAGGCGCCACGTTCTTTTTCAGTCTTCCATCGAAAACAATCACAAAGCCAGCTCAACTGCCGGTATCCCAAAACCTGTAA
- the araA gene encoding L-arabinose isomerase, translating into MSIQATHEIWFVTGSQHLYGPETLQQVATNSREIAASFNAEQSIPVRVVWKPVVKTADEISALTREANNMQACIGLVLWMHTFSPAKMWIAGLTALRKPFLHLHTQANDTLPYATIDMDFMNLNQAAHGDREFGFITARLRLARKVVVGYWKDPDTVAEVAAWIRAALGWHESQNLKVARFGDNMRNVAVTEGDKVEAQRVFGFQVNGYGIGDLTDRMAQFSDAEVDKLIQEYREQYTIAQQHEKPDAFRVAARIELGLRAFLTEGGFGAFTDTFEDLHGMGQLPGIATQRLMASGFGFGGEGDWKTAALVRIMKVMAQGLPGGTSFMEDYTYDLAGLSDSKILGSHMLEICPSIAASKPSLEVHPLGIGGKGDPVRLVFTSPAGSAVVASIVDMGNRFRMIVNEIDVIVPEQDFPKLPVARTVWLPKPNLKVAAGAWIYAGGAHHTSFSQALTTEHLRDFSEIAGIEFVTIDADTRIPQFRRELTWNDAAYKILH; encoded by the coding sequence ATGAGCATCCAGGCTACCCATGAGATCTGGTTCGTCACTGGCAGCCAGCATCTGTACGGTCCCGAAACCCTCCAGCAGGTCGCCACTAACTCGCGTGAGATTGCCGCATCGTTCAACGCTGAACAGAGCATTCCAGTCCGAGTTGTCTGGAAGCCCGTGGTTAAGACGGCCGATGAGATTTCAGCGCTGACCCGCGAGGCCAACAATATGCAGGCCTGCATCGGTCTCGTCCTCTGGATGCACACCTTCTCGCCGGCCAAAATGTGGATCGCGGGCCTTACCGCGTTGCGCAAACCTTTCCTCCATCTCCACACCCAAGCCAACGACACGCTCCCGTACGCAACCATCGACATGGATTTCATGAATCTGAACCAGGCCGCGCACGGCGACCGGGAGTTCGGCTTCATCACCGCGCGCCTTCGACTTGCCCGCAAAGTAGTGGTCGGCTATTGGAAAGACCCCGATACAGTCGCCGAGGTTGCTGCATGGATCCGCGCTGCTCTGGGTTGGCACGAGTCGCAGAACCTAAAGGTTGCTCGCTTCGGTGACAACATGCGCAATGTCGCCGTCACAGAAGGCGATAAGGTCGAGGCCCAGCGCGTCTTTGGTTTTCAGGTGAATGGTTACGGCATTGGCGATCTCACCGACCGAATGGCGCAGTTCTCCGATGCCGAGGTCGACAAGCTCATCCAGGAATACCGCGAGCAGTACACCATCGCGCAGCAGCACGAAAAACCGGATGCCTTCAGGGTTGCAGCTCGAATCGAGCTTGGCCTTCGCGCCTTTCTCACCGAGGGCGGCTTCGGCGCCTTCACCGACACCTTTGAGGATCTCCACGGAATGGGTCAGTTGCCAGGGATCGCGACCCAGCGACTCATGGCGTCGGGGTTCGGCTTCGGCGGTGAAGGCGATTGGAAAACCGCAGCCCTGGTCCGCATCATGAAGGTGATGGCCCAGGGCCTGCCAGGTGGCACGAGCTTTATGGAGGACTATACGTACGATCTCGCTGGCCTATCCGACAGCAAGATTCTGGGTTCGCATATGCTCGAAATTTGCCCGAGCATTGCGGCCAGTAAGCCGAGTCTCGAAGTGCATCCGCTTGGTATCGGCGGCAAGGGCGATCCTGTCCGTCTTGTCTTCACCTCGCCTGCGGGTTCTGCGGTCGTCGCGTCGATCGTCGATATGGGGAATCGCTTCCGCATGATTGTGAACGAAATCGATGTCATTGTCCCAGAGCAGGACTTCCCCAAACTGCCTGTAGCTCGCACCGTTTGGTTGCCGAAACCCAATCTAAAGGTTGCGGCTGGAGCCTGGATCTACGCCGGCGGCGCTCATCACACCAGCTTTTCGCAGGCCCTCACCACTGAACACCTTCGTGACTTCAGCGAAATTGCCGGCATAGAGTTCGTCACCATCGACGCAGACACTCGCATCCCACAGTTCCGCCGTGAACTCACCTGGAACGATGCGGCTTACAAAATTTTGCATTAG
- a CDS encoding aldose epimerase family protein, producing MAGALTVPSCASAQTAVKEASWGATAQGRPVSIYTLTDSDLTVKITTFGARIVSLDAPDRNGVKADVVLGYKDLAGYEKDKGTYFGAIVGRYGNRIAKGTFALDGQTYHVPVNNNGQALHGGPVGFDQKAWTAREIPNGVEMTLVSPDGDMGFPGQLTAHVRYTLIGKSLRIDYSATTTKPTVVNLTNHSYFNLSGEGSGTILDQQLMINGDRYTPIDAVLIPTGDLPSVSGTPYDFRKPTAIGARINQNNQQLKLAGGYDQNFVLNGTPGTMHLAAKVVDPKSGRTLTITTTEPGVQFYSGNFLDGTLTGISGVKYVKHAGFALETQHFPDSPNEPKFPSTELKPGQTWHSETVLTFGVEK from the coding sequence ATTGCGGGGGCATTGACCGTGCCTTCTTGCGCCTCGGCGCAGACGGCGGTTAAGGAAGCGTCCTGGGGAGCTACAGCGCAGGGGCGTCCGGTTTCAATCTACACGCTGACCGACTCCGATTTGACGGTGAAGATCACTACGTTCGGAGCAAGAATTGTGAGCCTCGATGCACCGGATCGGAACGGTGTGAAGGCAGATGTGGTGCTTGGGTACAAGGACCTCGCGGGCTACGAGAAGGACAAGGGAACCTATTTCGGCGCGATAGTTGGGCGATATGGGAACCGCATCGCCAAGGGCACGTTTGCGTTGGATGGACAGACATATCACGTTCCGGTGAACAACAACGGCCAGGCCTTGCATGGCGGCCCGGTCGGGTTCGACCAGAAGGCGTGGACCGCGCGCGAGATTCCGAACGGCGTGGAGATGACGCTGGTGAGTCCGGATGGAGACATGGGATTTCCAGGCCAATTGACCGCGCATGTGCGGTACACGCTGATCGGCAAATCACTACGAATCGATTACAGCGCAACCACCACCAAGCCAACCGTGGTGAACCTGACGAATCACAGCTACTTCAATTTATCGGGTGAGGGAAGCGGAACCATCTTGGATCAACAATTGATGATCAATGGCGACAGATATACGCCCATCGATGCGGTGCTGATCCCAACCGGCGACCTGCCTTCGGTCAGCGGAACGCCCTATGACTTTCGCAAGCCGACTGCGATTGGGGCGCGGATCAATCAGAACAATCAGCAGTTGAAGCTTGCCGGCGGATATGACCAGAACTTTGTACTGAACGGTACGCCGGGGACGATGCATCTCGCGGCAAAGGTAGTCGACCCAAAGAGCGGACGCACGCTGACGATCACCACGACAGAGCCGGGCGTGCAGTTTTATTCGGGAAACTTTCTGGATGGCACGCTGACCGGTATCTCCGGTGTCAAGTATGTGAAGCATGCTGGCTTCGCGCTGGAGACACAGCACTTTCCGGATTCGCCGAATGAGCCGAAATTTCCTTCGACGGAGCTAAAGCCGGGCCAGACTTGGCACTCGGAGACGGTGCTTACGTTCGGCGTGGAGAAATAA
- a CDS encoding CRTAC1 family protein: MKCREIVQRFNRVLLACGLSFLIQGLCIAQNPTPLEHEAQKPVEGSQPAASGGVSTGGAHTVVLDAQHRPITAGGFVKSGPVIFMDVAKAAGLTTWTHRMGAPEKNYIIETVGSGVALLDYDNDGWLDIYLVNGSTYDAMTGKATPPHAALFHNNHDGTFTDVTEKAGVANDRWGIGAVVGDFDNDGWPDIYVTNFGKNRLYHNNHDGTFTDVAEKAGVDLGNWSTGATWGDYDGDGLLDLFVPGYVHYDMQNQPKSFSFCQFRGVKVMCGPRGLHGEPDHLFHNNGDGTFTDVSEHAGVADANRYYGLASLFVDVNGDGKPDLLVADDSTPNYLYINKGDGTFEDDSFASGYALNESGRETASMGIAAGDLMHRGTVDLYNTTFSDDYNPLYRNDGSGNFTDTAYQDGIAEPTVPFLGWGTGFFDYDNDGWLDLFLVNGHVYPQVDAQNWGTTWQQRPLLFHSDKGKLTLVPAVEGTGLAKLATSRGMAYGDLFNDGHIDVVVNNLDGPPSLFRNVVKNDNHWISFKLIGAPATEQGKRGSPRDAVGASVFVTADGFSQRQDVLAGGSFASSSDQRPHFGLGIANKIDKIEVHWPSGKVQQIPPPPDLDRFYVITEGKGIVPMKY, translated from the coding sequence ATGAAATGCCGTGAAATTGTGCAACGGTTTAACCGTGTCTTATTGGCATGCGGGCTCTCCTTTCTAATTCAGGGGCTGTGCATTGCGCAGAACCCGACTCCTCTCGAGCACGAGGCGCAGAAGCCGGTGGAAGGATCTCAGCCTGCGGCAAGCGGCGGAGTATCAACGGGCGGAGCGCATACGGTGGTTCTGGACGCTCAGCATCGGCCGATCACGGCCGGAGGCTTCGTCAAGTCAGGCCCGGTGATCTTTATGGATGTTGCCAAGGCTGCAGGGCTGACAACCTGGACCCATCGCATGGGAGCACCGGAGAAGAACTACATCATCGAGACCGTGGGCTCGGGAGTTGCGCTGCTTGATTATGACAACGATGGATGGCTTGATATCTACCTGGTGAACGGCTCGACCTATGACGCGATGACAGGCAAAGCAACGCCACCACACGCTGCGCTCTTCCACAACAACCACGACGGCACGTTTACTGACGTGACTGAGAAAGCAGGCGTCGCGAATGATCGGTGGGGCATAGGCGCGGTTGTCGGCGATTTCGATAACGATGGATGGCCGGATATCTATGTCACGAACTTCGGTAAGAACCGGCTCTACCATAACAACCACGACGGGACATTTACTGACGTAGCTGAGAAGGCCGGGGTGGATCTGGGCAACTGGTCTACCGGCGCCACATGGGGTGACTATGACGGCGACGGGCTGCTGGATCTCTTCGTGCCCGGATATGTGCACTACGACATGCAAAATCAGCCCAAGTCGTTCAGCTTTTGTCAGTTCCGTGGCGTCAAGGTGATGTGCGGACCGAGGGGACTGCACGGCGAACCCGATCATCTGTTTCACAATAACGGCGACGGAACCTTTACGGATGTCAGCGAACACGCTGGAGTTGCGGACGCGAACCGCTACTACGGACTGGCTTCGTTGTTTGTCGATGTGAACGGTGACGGCAAACCGGATCTGCTAGTGGCGGACGATTCGACGCCAAACTATCTCTACATCAACAAAGGCGACGGCACCTTCGAGGACGACAGCTTTGCAAGCGGCTACGCGCTCAATGAGAGTGGCCGCGAGACTGCCTCGATGGGAATTGCCGCAGGCGATCTCATGCATCGAGGAACCGTCGATCTTTACAACACAACCTTTTCGGATGATTACAACCCGCTCTACAGAAACGACGGCTCCGGGAACTTTACGGATACGGCCTATCAGGATGGCATCGCAGAGCCAACGGTTCCATTTCTCGGGTGGGGAACGGGGTTCTTTGATTACGACAACGACGGCTGGTTAGACCTTTTCCTCGTGAATGGGCACGTGTATCCGCAAGTGGATGCGCAGAACTGGGGCACAACCTGGCAGCAAAGGCCATTGCTCTTCCACAGTGATAAAGGCAAGCTCACGCTGGTGCCGGCGGTCGAGGGAACTGGACTTGCCAAACTTGCGACGTCACGTGGGATGGCTTATGGGGATTTGTTCAATGATGGGCACATAGATGTCGTCGTGAACAATCTGGACGGGCCGCCGTCGTTGTTCCGCAACGTGGTGAAAAACGATAACCACTGGATCTCGTTCAAACTGATCGGGGCTCCGGCGACCGAGCAGGGCAAGCGTGGAAGTCCGCGGGATGCGGTCGGTGCCTCTGTCTTTGTGACTGCAGATGGTTTCTCACAGCGCCAGGACGTGCTTGCGGGTGGCAGTTTCGCCTCGAGTTCGGATCAGCGCCCGCACTTCGGATTGGGTATCGCAAACAAAATCGACAAAATTGAGGTGCACTGGCCTAGCGGCAAGGTGCAACAGATTCCGCCGCCGCCGGACCTGGATCGGTTCTACGTAATTACCGAAGGTAAGGGCATCGTCCCAATGAAGTATTGA
- a CDS encoding family 43 glycosylhydrolase: MKYLSSAIASCLLLMGLFGILPGVAAHAQTTSSNPIIPGDHPDPTIIRVGSTYWTASTSGDWAPEFPLFHSSDLHHWTASGAIFPEPPAWAGGSFWAPELVNDRGHILVYYVGRKRGGPLCVGVSTAPRPDGPYTDRGPLVCQSDGSLDPAMTRDEQGRPFLIWKEDGNSIGKPTPIWAQPLTDDLIHLTGIPTQLIVNDRSTWEGGVVEAPYILRRGKYFYLFYAGNACCGTACRYAEGVARAEHLLGPWTKDPANPIIRPNANWKCPGHGTAVETPSGQDYFIYHAYPAAGTVYLGRESVLDRIAWSSDGWPIINGGAGPSGGGADASTKQPAFTDNFSKPRLDAGWQWPVRRIPQWQLSHGSLTLEPSGDSTPVFIARSLVAPIYTAVAGVRDAGGLGVIGGSHNQIVLNRQGDHLELWELRDQGRQVLWKSEIPSSAAVWFRSASAGLSNTSFSYSLDHKHWIAAGPVLSVTELLPWDQGLRVGLVNAGASPAHFTEFSLTAGTP; this comes from the coding sequence GTGAAATATCTCTCCTCTGCCATCGCATCGTGCCTCCTTTTGATGGGCCTCTTCGGCATCCTGCCTGGCGTTGCCGCGCACGCTCAAACAACGTCAAGCAACCCGATCATCCCCGGTGATCACCCTGACCCAACAATCATTCGCGTTGGAAGTACCTACTGGACAGCCAGCACCTCGGGTGACTGGGCTCCCGAATTTCCGCTGTTTCACTCCAGCGATCTCCATCACTGGACGGCCTCCGGCGCGATCTTCCCTGAGCCACCCGCCTGGGCCGGCGGCAGCTTCTGGGCACCAGAGCTTGTAAACGACCGCGGTCACATCCTGGTTTACTACGTCGGCCGTAAACGCGGCGGCCCTCTTTGTGTAGGCGTGTCAACAGCTCCCCGTCCGGATGGGCCCTACACCGATCGTGGTCCGCTTGTCTGCCAATCGGACGGCTCTCTCGATCCGGCCATGACGCGGGACGAACAGGGTCGCCCCTTCCTTATCTGGAAGGAAGATGGAAATTCCATCGGAAAACCCACTCCCATCTGGGCCCAACCGCTCACGGATGACCTCATTCACCTCACCGGAATCCCAACGCAGCTTATCGTCAACGATCGCTCAACCTGGGAGGGGGGCGTTGTAGAAGCGCCCTACATCCTGCGGCGTGGGAAATACTTCTATCTCTTCTATGCCGGCAACGCTTGCTGCGGAACCGCATGCCGTTATGCTGAAGGCGTTGCGCGTGCCGAGCATCTGCTCGGGCCGTGGACGAAAGATCCTGCGAATCCGATTATTCGTCCCAACGCCAACTGGAAATGCCCGGGTCATGGAACGGCTGTTGAAACACCATCAGGCCAGGACTATTTCATTTATCACGCCTATCCTGCTGCAGGGACGGTGTATCTCGGGCGCGAATCGGTGCTTGACCGGATCGCATGGTCCAGCGATGGATGGCCCATCATCAACGGCGGCGCCGGGCCAAGCGGGGGAGGCGCTGACGCCAGCACGAAACAGCCAGCATTCACGGATAACTTCAGCAAGCCCCGTCTGGACGCAGGCTGGCAATGGCCGGTTCGCAGGATCCCGCAATGGCAGCTTAGTCACGGCTCGCTCACGCTTGAACCATCAGGTGACAGCACGCCGGTCTTCATCGCCCGTTCGCTTGTGGCTCCCATCTATACCGCCGTGGCCGGTGTCAGAGATGCGGGAGGTCTGGGAGTTATCGGCGGCTCACACAACCAGATCGTGTTGAATCGGCAAGGAGATCATCTCGAACTCTGGGAGCTGCGCGATCAAGGCCGCCAGGTGCTTTGGAAGTCCGAAATTCCGAGTTCAGCGGCAGTCTGGTTTCGCTCCGCTTCGGCCGGTCTATCGAATACGAGCTTTAGTTACAGCCTCGACCATAAGCACTGGATAGCGGCAGGTCCTGTGTTGAGCGTCACCGAACTGTTGCCGTGGGACCAGGGTTTGCGAGTCGGACTTGTGAACGCTGGGGCGTCGCCGGCTCACTTCACGGAGTTCTCGCTAACCGCCGGAACTCCGTAG